In the genome of Paenibacillus pabuli, the window CCCGGATAACTGCCCTCTTTGACAAGCCGCTCCACTGCTTCCTTGTGTTGATTCAACTGGCGTCCAATCATGAAAAAGGTTGCCTTCGCCTCATGCTGCTTCAAAATATCCAGCAGTTGATCCGTATATACACTTGGTCCATCATCAAACGTTATGTATGCCAGCTTGCGCACTTGCCCTTGGAACCGCGCGGGCTCCTCTTTGGACTCCGGAGTCATTTCAATCATGCCAAGCTTGGTTGGCTGTTCAATCGCAGCGACTGGCGGAGGTGTTACATAATTCTTGATCCAGTGCGTCATGCCAATGAATGCATATGTTAAACCGATAATGAGCAGTGCCAGAAGCGCCAGCGCAGCACTCAGTCTCCCATACCGGATTTTTCTTCGTCCATGCGTCTTGGTTCGGCTTGTTCTATGCGGAATGCCGCCACTTTCTCCCGCTCTCTGTTGTTGAACTCTCACTTCCAGGCCACTTCCTTACTTTCATTTTTTCCCGATTATTGGTACATTATATCGTTTCATGTCTCTATATAGAAGATTAATAGAAAAATGGTCTTGGAGAATGACAGAATAGTTACAAGCCCGGTTACAATCTACTTATCTATTTCTTCTCTTATGCTTTTCCTGCGGATGCATTCTCCTGTATAATAAATTGATTTACGCCATTTAACTTCAAGAAGGAGCTACATCCATGACTAGCTTGAACCGTGCCGGCAGATCGATCTTTCTGCTATTCTTTGTCGGCATTATTGCCATTTCGTTTTCTTCCATCTTTGTACGTTGGTCTACAGCCGACGTCGCCGTCATTGCGATGTACCGACTGTTCCTCACCAATCTGCTGATGCTGCCTTTTGTGTGGAAATACCGGCATGAGATGATGCGTTTAAACTTCAGACAGTGGGCTTTACTGCTCGCATCCGGCGTCATGCTGGCACTGCATTTCCTGCTCTGGATGGGATCGCTTCGGCTCACGAGTGTAGCCAGTTCAACGGTCATTCTCGCTTTGGAGCCTATATTGATTCTGGCCGGTTCCGTCTGGCTGTTCAAAGCCAAAATCAACCGCATGATGATCATTGGAATGGGCATCGCCCTGCTCGGATCAATCGCGATTGGAGCTGGAGATTTCCAGCTGGCAGGCACAGCGCTGCGAGGAGATATTCTTTCTTTGCTCGGGACGATCGCTGTAGCGGTACATATGCTGCTAGGACAGTTTTTACGTGCCGGACTCAGTGCCTTCTCCTATAATTTCTGGGTATTTTTCGTAGCTGCCTGTACGCTTGCGGTATATAATCTGGTTAATGGTCACCCGTTTGGCGGTTATGCGGCTTCTGAGTGGGGGATTTTCCTGTTGCTCGCCATCGTGCCAACGATCTTTGGACATTATCTCTTCAACTGGCTGCTGCAATATATGAATGCCACGACCGTATCGATGGGGGTTCTGGGGGAACCTGTATTTTCCTCCCTACTGGCCTGGATGCTCCTCGGCGAATCGCTCAATGCATTGCAGATGTCTGCCGGAGTTGTCATCATTTTCGGGGTATGGATCTTCATTCGGTATGGCAAAACCAAACCTCAGCCCATTCCTTCAGATGCTCCTGTAGCTGGAAAAGGGCCAGTCGAACCTACAGTGGTGTAGCTTGTGTTTGTATTCGAATATTTGTAAAAAACAATTGGAACCTGTGAATCTGCATTACGCAGCTTCCGGTTGAATCCATCCCATTACATACAAGGCGGTGTGTTTTCATGAAAAATATTGTATCCATGCGCTGGCTGCTTGCCAGAATGTATGAACCGGATGTCGTCATTGCCGATTGCCGATTCCTGCTCGGTCAACCGGATGCCGGACGACAAGCCTATGAAGCTGGACATATTCCAGGTGCTGTCTATCTCGATCTGGAAAAGGATCTGTCCGCTCCTGTATCTACCCACGGAGGACGTCACCCGCTTCCAGATCCGGCTGCACTGGCAAGTCGCCTCTCTAAAGCCGGCATCGGCTCGAATGCACGCCTTATTGCCTACGATGACCAAGGTGGTATGAATGCATCGAGGCTGTGGTGGTTACTTCGTTATCTAGGACATGAGCAGGTGTATGTCATGGACGAAGGCTTCTCTGCCTGGCAGAATGCCAAGTTTCCAGTGACTACCGATGTGCCCGTTCAGATTCCGGCTTCGTTTGAGGTGAACGTGCAGCCAGGACTCTTGGCAAGTGTAGAGGATGTGCAGCAAGCCTCTGCTGACGGCTCAGCTGTGCTGATCGACTCCCGCGATGCCCGCCGTTATGCCGGGCTGGAGGAACCGATTGATGCCAAGGCCGGACATATTCCAGGGGCAGTGAATTATTTTTGGAAGGACGTGCTTGGTGCGGATGGTCGCTGGTCTGGTGTTGAAGCACTGGAGGAAAGGTTCGTGAAGCTGGACAAGGATGGTGCAATCATCGTGTATTGTGGCTCCGGCGTCTCCGCCTGCCCGAATGTGATTGCGCTGGAAGAAGCGGGATACACTAATGTGAAGTTGTATTCCGGGAGCTGGAGCGACTGGATTAGTTATGAGGAGAATCCGGTAGCTACCGGCGAAGAAGTTTAGGATTTTGATACATTGTGGATGATTTGGAATAGCTAAGCGGTAATGCCGCCTGGGTCTAAGGACTCGTGGCGGCATTTTATCGTGATTTTTTTTCCTATTCAATACGAGCGGCGGTTTTGGTAGGAATTGAAGAGTGAAGATAAGCTGCCGACTTTGAGAAACGTGTATAAAAGATGGCTTTAAGGGCGTCATGGGGCTGATCTGTTTCTGCTGAGACAATCGGCACTGCCATAGACGATGAGTAGGAGAATTTTTCGCGCACAATATTGAGGCGATATCGCTTATTACGACTCGGTCTCACGTCGAATACAAATCCGAGAAAAAGACCGTCCGAACTTTTCCTTCTTGGTATTATCCCCTTATTCTCTTATAATGAGTAATTTAGCGACCAATATACAATTTTAAGGAGATGGAGTATGAAAGAGAGTATGGTTCGCTTTGCCACAAAGTTTTTGATTGTAGTAGCTATGATTTTGTTTAGTTGGTTGCTACCGATCACGGGTGGGAAAGCAGAAGCGGCACAAGAGCGGTACAAATCGGAATTCGAATTTGAGTTCAAGTATGAGGAAGAAGCATCCAGAGTTATACCTCAGGTTCGGGTAACAAAGTTTTATTTTGATGACGGTCGTGTGGAGACTGAACTTCATGAATTTCCAAAGCAGGCACAAGCTGTATCGAAAGATGCTCAATCTTGGGAGACCGCACGCAAAAAAGATGATCCAGCGCTGAAGCAAACATTTTATCCAGGCTGCGGATCGAGCTATGGCACCCATGTGATGAATACAGAGAAAGGTCCGCTAGCTTTTACGATTTATTGTGATTCAACGACAAACAAACAACCAAATGCAAAAGGTGAAAAGGAGTCAGTAAGCAATCATGTTATCTATAAATATGATCTCGAGCGCAACCTTCTAAGCGTTTTGAATCAGGTACAAACGTTCGGAAAAAGCCGACCTCCGTTTCAAATGTATTATGACTTTGGAGGCTATACCTTGCAAGAAGGTAACGGAGAAATAAACTATGAAGAACGAAATATCCGAGTCTATTCACTGCTCAGTAACAAACTGCTGGCGCGTATTGCTGAATATCCACAGGTAATCGACCAAACTCTAAGATACACCGAGTACACAAAAATATCTAATGATCCAAAAGTTCTCGCTAAAATCGGCAATTATAATACATATGGCAATAATAATTTCTCGGTAGAAACATTCATTTTAAATGCAGACGGAACCCGAACAAAAAGTAAGATTCCCGCCGTACTGCCAGACAATGTTTTTTATGAAGATAAAATCGGTTCATTAACCTATGTCTCGTATAAAAATCCAAAAAACGAAAATACCATGGTAGGTTATCGAACTTCTTCAAGTACAGCAATCAAGCCATTATCTCGCGCAGATGCTTCAAGTTCCATAAGATTCAGTAAGTACAAACGTTACGTTCTGATTCGTCAGCAAACAGCCAAAGAAAAAACAATAAGAATCGTCGATACAAAAACAGCAAAAGTTGTATCCGAAATTCCGGATACCGGCGGCGGAGTATATAAGGAAGTTGGCGATTCAATTCTTTTATTCCAAGCCGAAAAGAAAGATTACTACCTGCATGTGCCAACAGGAGTTGTTACCCGGAACATGGAAAATTCCCAATTGGTACAAACCGATACAGGTGGCTACACGGGTGACCAATCGAAGCTGATCTCCATGCAAGCTCCACCACAAATGCTCGTAAATGGCAAACCGATGCGTTATGCCGGCCAAGGGCCTTTCCTGACGAAGGACAACCGCTGGTATGTGGAAGTGAACGATTTTGCAAAGGCTGCGGATGCTACAGTGTCCAAAACTTCGAGTGGATTGACGCTCAATCGTGGTAATTACAAAATGACCGTCTCCAAGACCGATAAAACGGTATTAACCTGGGCTGGGCAGACCTTCGTACCCTTGGAGACACTGAACGAAAAATTGGGCATGGCTGGAGGTTTCTTGAATTCCCTTTTAGGTAAAGGCTACGAATACAAAGTGCTCCATGTTTTTTCCAAGGATCTGAAAGAAGCAGATGTGATTGCTCGCCCTGATCTGTATGAGGCCATCGAAAATGATTCAGGGAATTATTATTCAATGGAAAATGGCAAACCTGCCGCAAGGCCGTTGTCGGAAGCCAACAGGTATTATTATGATGGAACTAATCTCATCTTCAAAGATGGCTTACTCGTAAATGTAGCTTCTATTCACAATGCAGGTGGGCGCACGTTGCGAAATATTCTGTTCGATATCAATAAACTGAAGCATGTCATTGCCGTCTATGGAACGCCGAATGCAACCATG includes:
- a CDS encoding polysaccharide deacetylase family protein encodes the protein MRVQQQRAGESGGIPHRTSRTKTHGRRKIRYGRLSAALALLALLIIGLTYAFIGMTHWIKNYVTPPPVAAIEQPTKLGMIEMTPESKEEPARFQGQVRKLAYITFDDGPSVYTDQLLDILKQHEAKATFFMIGRQLNQHKEAVERLVKEGSYPGLHSMTHNYNKLYKSGSSANFVKEFKKEQKMVHDLIGFTPHLIRAPYGSSPQIGEDFRGDIAAAGFKLWDWTTDSLDWNLPGEPDKIVKRVSRSVHRDKEVILMHEREQTVQALPRILKLLEDRGYEFEVYDPSAHWVANFSGDTRL
- a CDS encoding DMT family transporter; protein product: MTSLNRAGRSIFLLFFVGIIAISFSSIFVRWSTADVAVIAMYRLFLTNLLMLPFVWKYRHEMMRLNFRQWALLLASGVMLALHFLLWMGSLRLTSVASSTVILALEPILILAGSVWLFKAKINRMMIIGMGIALLGSIAIGAGDFQLAGTALRGDILSLLGTIAVAVHMLLGQFLRAGLSAFSYNFWVFFVAACTLAVYNLVNGHPFGGYAASEWGIFLLLAIVPTIFGHYLFNWLLQYMNATTVSMGVLGEPVFSSLLAWMLLGESLNALQMSAGVVIIFGVWIFIRYGKTKPQPIPSDAPVAGKGPVEPTVV
- a CDS encoding sulfurtransferase, with amino-acid sequence MKNIVSMRWLLARMYEPDVVIADCRFLLGQPDAGRQAYEAGHIPGAVYLDLEKDLSAPVSTHGGRHPLPDPAALASRLSKAGIGSNARLIAYDDQGGMNASRLWWLLRYLGHEQVYVMDEGFSAWQNAKFPVTTDVPVQIPASFEVNVQPGLLASVEDVQQASADGSAVLIDSRDARRYAGLEEPIDAKAGHIPGAVNYFWKDVLGADGRWSGVEALEERFVKLDKDGAIIVYCGSGVSACPNVIALEEAGYTNVKLYSGSWSDWISYEENPVATGEEV